In Trichocoleus desertorum NBK24, the following are encoded in one genomic region:
- the nadB gene encoding L-aspartate oxidase: MIDDREQFLLDTSLPPQAAAPAQIPDFTQQFDVLVVGAGAAGLYSALCLPAAFQVGLITKDTLSLSASDWAQGGIAAAIAPDDSTALHIADTIQAGAGLCDPQAVEFLAENASDCIRSLVEMGVAFDRHDGELALTLEAAHSRRRVLHAADTTGRAVVNTLTAKVLERKNIQVFPQTFALSLWIDPQTQRCQGISLIHQGQVIWVRATAVVLATGGGGQVFAQTTNPDLSTGDGVAIAWRAGAVLRDLEFVQFHPTALTKPGAPRFLISEAVRGEGAHLVDTKGHRFAFDYHPAGELAPRDVVSRAIFSHLQQTELDPASAHVLLDLRPIPGATIRHRFPNIIQVCQQWGVDVFQEPIPVTPAAHYWMGGVVTDTMSHTSIPGLYAVGETTSTGVHGANRLASNSLLECLVYGAQLAHIELNPPEIDRQSQKLEVTTDPATSYNPNPTDWQHQQAAIATIRQELPRCMWQSAGICREENTLLAAIAQVEAWQAEFAALPLSQFLLNLPPAQTASLGLPKADLAIRTWSETQNLLDVGYLILKSALFRTESRGGHYRVDFPRPEPQWQVQTLVQAHRWWTAPISASPD; this comes from the coding sequence ATGATTGACGACAGGGAGCAATTTTTATTGGATACTTCTTTACCTCCTCAAGCTGCGGCTCCAGCTCAAATCCCCGACTTTACTCAGCAATTTGATGTTCTAGTAGTGGGTGCAGGGGCAGCGGGACTGTACTCCGCCCTTTGCCTACCAGCAGCGTTCCAAGTGGGCTTAATCACCAAAGATACCTTGTCCCTGTCGGCAAGTGATTGGGCTCAAGGGGGCATTGCTGCGGCGATCGCGCCGGATGATTCGACTGCCCTCCACATTGCAGACACCATCCAGGCAGGAGCAGGACTGTGCGATCCCCAAGCAGTAGAGTTTCTGGCTGAGAATGCCTCGGATTGCATTCGATCCTTGGTAGAGATGGGAGTGGCCTTCGATCGCCATGATGGAGAACTCGCTTTGACCCTAGAAGCAGCACACTCCCGGCGACGAGTCTTGCACGCGGCAGATACTACAGGACGGGCAGTCGTCAACACACTCACGGCAAAAGTCCTAGAGCGCAAGAATATTCAAGTCTTTCCGCAAACGTTTGCTCTGAGCTTATGGATTGATCCCCAGACTCAACGCTGCCAAGGAATTAGCCTGATCCACCAAGGGCAAGTGATTTGGGTGCGAGCCACCGCTGTCGTTTTGGCAACAGGTGGGGGTGGGCAGGTATTCGCCCAGACGACCAACCCTGACTTGAGTACGGGGGATGGAGTAGCGATCGCTTGGCGGGCGGGTGCGGTGCTGCGAGATTTGGAGTTTGTCCAGTTTCACCCCACAGCCCTAACCAAGCCTGGAGCACCCCGATTCCTGATTAGTGAAGCAGTACGAGGAGAAGGGGCGCACTTAGTAGATACAAAAGGCCATCGATTTGCTTTTGACTACCATCCTGCGGGAGAACTGGCTCCTAGAGATGTGGTCAGTCGCGCCATTTTTAGTCACTTACAACAGACCGAATTAGACCCCGCTAGTGCTCATGTGTTGCTTGATTTAAGACCCATTCCAGGCGCAACCATACGGCATCGGTTTCCTAACATCATTCAGGTCTGCCAGCAGTGGGGTGTTGATGTGTTTCAAGAGCCTATTCCTGTGACCCCTGCGGCCCATTACTGGATGGGTGGAGTGGTAACCGATACCATGAGTCACACCTCGATTCCAGGGCTATATGCGGTGGGGGAAACGACCAGTACAGGGGTGCATGGAGCCAATCGTTTAGCAAGCAACTCACTGTTAGAGTGCCTAGTCTACGGGGCGCAATTGGCCCATATTGAGTTAAACCCACCAGAAATTGATCGTCAGAGCCAGAAGCTTGAAGTGACGACCGACCCAGCTACCAGCTACAACCCCAACCCAACTGATTGGCAGCATCAACAAGCCGCGATCGCCACAATTCGCCAAGAGTTACCCCGTTGCATGTGGCAAAGTGCCGGAATTTGCCGTGAGGAAAACACGTTACTGGCTGCGATCGCTCAAGTAGAAGCATGGCAAGCAGAATTTGCCGCCTTGCCCTTAAGCCAATTCTTGCTGAACTTACCCCCTGCGCAAACTGCAAGCTTAGGGTTGCCAAAGGCCGATTTAGCCATACGGACTTGGAGCGAAACCCAAAATCTCTTGGATGTGGGCTACTTGATTCTGAAAAGTGCTCTGTTTCGCACCGAGAGTCGAGGGGGACACTACCGAGTTGACTTTCCGCGACCTGAACCGCAGTGGCAAGTTCAGACTTTAGTCCAAGCTCATCGCTGGTGGACTGCCCCAATTTCAGCCTCCCCAGACTAG
- a CDS encoding tetratricopeptide repeat protein, with the protein MSSRSASNPQGSAQRRRHGSILASVAGQANVGKSGVAQTTGAHKQQGNQLRLTESSSPRSNAKPELHSHEQDQQLRQQAIAAAQQGYYEVTIDLLSKLLERHPASATDYNNRGLAYFQSGEYEKAIADYNQAIALNPKLASVYNNRANYYAAQGQLAEAIADYGVAIDLNPGNTRAWINQGITFRQLEMYEQAIGNFELALHFGQLEGHIYAERGRTFHVMGDWNCAIADYQKALQILLLTHTESAQRLRQQVETWLHELLSPLRP; encoded by the coding sequence ATGAGTAGTCGTTCGGCTTCCAACCCTCAAGGTAGCGCTCAGCGTCGGCGTCACGGCTCTATTCTAGCTTCTGTGGCTGGGCAAGCAAACGTCGGAAAATCTGGAGTCGCGCAAACGACTGGCGCTCATAAGCAGCAAGGCAATCAACTGCGTCTAACTGAGTCTTCATCTCCTCGCTCCAACGCAAAGCCTGAGTTGCACTCCCACGAGCAAGATCAACAACTGCGTCAGCAAGCGATCGCCGCTGCTCAGCAAGGTTACTACGAAGTAACAATCGATCTACTGAGCAAATTGTTGGAGCGACACCCAGCCAGCGCCACAGATTACAACAACCGGGGCTTGGCCTACTTTCAAAGCGGAGAATATGAAAAAGCGATCGCCGATTACAACCAAGCGATCGCGCTTAATCCCAAGTTAGCCAGCGTTTATAACAATCGGGCTAACTACTATGCGGCTCAAGGCCAATTAGCCGAGGCGATCGCCGACTACGGAGTTGCCATCGACCTAAATCCGGGCAATACCCGCGCTTGGATCAATCAAGGCATTACGTTTCGGCAGTTAGAGATGTATGAGCAAGCCATTGGCAACTTTGAGCTAGCGCTACACTTTGGTCAGCTCGAAGGCCACATTTACGCCGAGCGAGGCCGCACGTTTCATGTCATGGGCGACTGGAACTGTGCGATCGCCGACTATCAGAAAGCATTACAAATTCTGCTTCTAACTCATACAGAATCAGCCCAACGACTCCGCCAACAAGTAGAAACTTGGCTCCACGAACTCCTCAGCCCCTTAAGACCTTAG